The following is a genomic window from Anaerolineales bacterium.
TCTACGGCCCGGGCTCGCCCACCCAGAGAATTATTGACGACATCCGCGCTGCGGTACACCCGGCTTAGGAGCTTTGCGTGGATCTGGTTTCTTCCGTGCTCTCAGGCGACCGGCTGGGCTTGGCGCGCCTGCTGAGTGAAGTGGAGAGTGGCAGCCAGGCGGGTACCCAGGCGCTCAATCAGCTCTTTCCCCACACCGGCAAAGCCCAACTGATCGGCGTGACCGGCGCCCCAGGCACCGGCAAATCCTCACTGGTCAACCAACTGGCCCTGCATTATCGCCGCCCGCCGCAGGGTGAGCCGCGCCGCGTGGCGATCCTGGCGGTGGACCCCAGCAGCCCCTTCACCGGCGGGGCGGTGCTGGGCGACCGTATTCGCATGCGCGAGTTGTCCGGCGACCAAGGCGTTTTCATCCGCTCCATGGCCAGCCGCGGCTCACTGGGCGGCCTGGCGGCGGCCAGCGCTGGGGCAGCGCAGGCTTTTGATGCCGCCGGCTACGACATCATCCTCATCGAAACGGTGGGTTCCGGCCAATCTGAAGTCGAGATCGCCAAGCTGGCCCACACCACCCTGGTGGTGGACGTGCCCGGCCTGGGTGACGATGTGCAAGCCATCAAGGCTGGCATTCTGGAAATCGCCGATATTTTGGTGCTCAACAAGGCCGACAGGCCAGGCGTAGAGTCCGCCGAGCGCGCTTTGCAGGGCATGCTTAAGCTGGGCCACCCCACCAAGCGCATCATGCACCACGGCCAGGTGGAAGAAGTGCAGTCGGCGGACAGCGAGCAGGCGCACAGGGAAGAATGGATCCCGCCCATCCGCCGCACGGTGGCCCTCGAGGGCAAAGGTGTTGTTGAATTGGTAGAGGCGATCGAAGGCCACCGCCAGTTCCTGCAGCGCAGCGGCGAATGGCAGGGCCGCGAGCGCGCCCGCTTGCAGAACGAAGTCGAGCTGCTGCTGCAAAGTGAGCTAATGGCGACCTGGCGGCGCGGCCTCTCCCCCGGCCAATACGAAGCCGTGCTGGATGCCCTGATGGCGCGCCAACAGTCGCCGCGCCAGGCGGTCGCCGCCCTGCTCAACGGGAAGGCCAAGCGATGATAGTGGGAGATGGCCTGCGGTTGCGCGCCATCGAGCGCGCTGATCTGCCCACCATCGTCACTTGGTTGAACGACCCCGAAGTGCGCGACCAGCTGGCCGCCTACCTGCCCATGTCCCTGGCCGCCGAAGAGCGCTGGTTTGAAAAGCTGCCCGAGCGCCCGCGCGAACAGCAACCTTTGGCGATAGACGTGGCGCGCGGCAATGCCTGGAAGCTGATCGGCACTTGCGGCCTGCACGAAGTCGACTGGCGCACGCGGGCCGGCGAGTTAGGGATTATGATTGGGGAGAAGGGCGAGTGGAGCAAGGGCTACGGCACACAGGCGGTGGCCTTGCTGGTGCAGTTTGCCTTTGAAACGCTCAATCTGCACCGGATCAGCTTGTATGTGTATGCAGACAATGCGCGCGCCATTCGTGCATACGAAAAAGCTGGCTTTGTTTTGGAAGGCCGTCTGCGAGACGGCGAGTTTCGCCATGGTGTTTACCGCGATGTACTGATGATGGGCATTTTGCGGCCGGAGTGGGCCGCAGCCCGCAAATAAACAGGATAAGGTGAGTACGTGAGCAAGAATAAAGGACTGTACGGCGATATTAAATTGTTCGCTGGCACCGCCAGTCCAGACCTGGCAGAGAAGATCTCGCAGTATCTAAAAGTTCCCCTTAGCCCACGCGACATTATTGAGTTCCCCAATGAGAATTTGCTGGTGCGGCTGCATGGCAGTGTGCGCGGCCAGGATGTGTATGTGATCCAAAGCACAGCGGCCCCGGTGCACCGCAATTGGATGGAACTGTTCATCATGCTGCAGACCCTGCGCCTGGACTCGGCGGCGCGCATCACCGCCGTAATTCCCTTCATGAGCTATGCGCGCTCGGACAAGAAAGACCAGCCGCGCGTGCCGATCGTGGCCCGCCTGGTGGCGGACATGGTGCAGATCGCCGGGGCGGACCGCTACATCACGCTGGATCTGCACGCCGGCCAGATCCAGGGTTTCTTCTCCATCCCGGGGGATGTGCTCACCACTTTCCACATGCTCGCCGACCACGCCAAGAAGCTGTGCAAGAACCTTAAGGACCCCGTGGTGGTCAGCGTGGACCTGGGCTTTGCCAAACGGGCGCGCAACTTTGCCGAGCGCATCAACACGCCGCTGGCGCTAATCGAAAAGCGCCGGGTGGCCAACGACTCGAATGCTGAAGCCATGCGCATCGTGGGCGATGTGGCCGGGCGCGATGTGCTGCTGGTGGATGACGAAGTGGATACGGCTGGGTCCGTCTCGCAGGCCGTAAGTCTGCTGATGAAGAACGGGGTGCGCAGTGTGCACCTGGTCTGTGTGCATGCGCTGCTCTCCGACCCGGCGGTGGAGCGCCTGACCAAACTTGACCTTGCGGGCATCATCACCACCGATACGGTGCCTCTCTCCGCAGAGAAGCGCGCGGTATTGGGCGATAAGCTCACCGTGCTTTCCACCGCGCCGCTGCTGGGCGAAGTCATTCGCCGGGCCCACGAAGGCCGCAGCGTGGGCGCCATGTTCAATGAATAGCATACAGTTGGCAGTCGACAGTTGACAGTCTGTCAACTGTCGACTGCCAACTGTAAACCATCCATGCCTGAACTTCCTGAAGTCGAAACCGTAGCCCGTTCGCTGGTGAGTGGGCAGGGCGCGGCGCCCATCCTGGGGAGGCGCGTGGCCCTGGCTCGAGTGGCCTGGGCGCGCAGCGTGGCCAGCCCGAGCGCCCCCACGTTTGCGCGCCGCATCGCCGGCCAGCAGGTGCAGGACGTGGGCCGCCGCGCCAAGTACATTCAGATCGGCCTCGATCAGGATACCTTGCTGGTGCACCTGCGCATGTCGGGCGACCTGATGCTGGGCTACCAGGAAGTCCCGCTGGGCGCCCACTCGCGCCTGCAGATCTACTTCGAAGATGGCCTGCAGCTCAGCTTCAATGACCCGCGCAAGTTCGGGCGGGTTTGGCTGGTCCCCGACCCGGCCGAGGTCTATGCCGGTCTGGGACCGGAGCCTTTTGACCCGGCTTTGACCCCCAAGCGCTTCCACAGCCTGCTGGTTGCCCGCCAGCGGCAGCTGAAGCCGCTGCTGCTGGACCAGGCTTTCCTGGCCGGCCTGGGCAACATCTACGCCGACGAGGCCTTGTGGGCGGCCCAGCTGCACCCGCTGACCCTGACCAGCCGCCTGGATGCAGCCCAGGCCGCTTTGCTGCTGCGCAGCATCCGCGCCGTGCTGAAAGAAGGCATCCGCCGCAACGGCGCCAGCATCGACTGGGTCTATCGCGGCGGCGATTTCCAGAACCACTTCAAGGCCTACCAGCAAACCGGGCAGCCCTGCCCGCGCTGCGGCACACCCATCAGTCGCATTGTGGTGGGGCAGCGCGGCACGCATTTTTGCCCGCGTTGCCAAATATTGCAAGCTGCATAACGCATAATACTTTGACGGTAAGCTGCGTATTAAGTACGATGCGCAAAAATCAAAAATTGTGAGGATGATTTGAAAAAGACCTTCTTGATCCCTATGGTTGTTTTGGCGCTGGCCGCCATGGCGTGCAGCGCTTCTTCCATTACCAGCTTGCTGGAGAACGCTGTGTCTGAAGATGAGGGCTCCCTGTTGGACCGGGTATCGCAAATTCTTCCGCAGAGTGAACCCAATGAAACGATCGTCACCGGCCAGATCCTGACCCAGGAAAATTTTTCTGACCCCGAAGCCTGGGAATATTATGTGGATGACGGAGCTGCTTTGCAGGTTGACCAGGGTGCTTACAACATGTACCTCGAGGTGGAGGGGTTCATCTGGGGCATTAATGAGCAGATGCATTCTGATGTGGTCATCACTGTATTTGCCACCCAACTTTCCGCCACGGACAACAATGGCTACGGCGTGGTCTGCCGGTCAGACACGGAGAATATGGGCAACGGCTATTATTTTCTGA
Proteins encoded in this region:
- a CDS encoding ribose-phosphate diphosphokinase, yielding MYGDIKLFAGTASPDLAEKISQYLKVPLSPRDIIEFPNENLLVRLHGSVRGQDVYVIQSTAAPVHRNWMELFIMLQTLRLDSAARITAVIPFMSYARSDKKDQPRVPIVARLVADMVQIAGADRYITLDLHAGQIQGFFSIPGDVLTTFHMLADHAKKLCKNLKDPVVVSVDLGFAKRARNFAERINTPLALIEKRRVANDSNAEAMRIVGDVAGRDVLLVDDEVDTAGSVSQAVSLLMKNGVRSVHLVCVHALLSDPAVERLTKLDLAGIITTDTVPLSAEKRAVLGDKLTVLSTAPLLGEVIRRAHEGRSVGAMFNE
- the mutM gene encoding bifunctional DNA-formamidopyrimidine glycosylase/DNA-(apurinic or apyrimidinic site) lyase, with the protein product MPELPEVETVARSLVSGQGAAPILGRRVALARVAWARSVASPSAPTFARRIAGQQVQDVGRRAKYIQIGLDQDTLLVHLRMSGDLMLGYQEVPLGAHSRLQIYFEDGLQLSFNDPRKFGRVWLVPDPAEVYAGLGPEPFDPALTPKRFHSLLVARQRQLKPLLLDQAFLAGLGNIYADEALWAAQLHPLTLTSRLDAAQAALLLRSIRAVLKEGIRRNGASIDWVYRGGDFQNHFKAYQQTGQPCPRCGTPISRIVVGQRGTHFCPRCQILQAA
- the meaB gene encoding methylmalonyl Co-A mutase-associated GTPase MeaB produces the protein MDLVSSVLSGDRLGLARLLSEVESGSQAGTQALNQLFPHTGKAQLIGVTGAPGTGKSSLVNQLALHYRRPPQGEPRRVAILAVDPSSPFTGGAVLGDRIRMRELSGDQGVFIRSMASRGSLGGLAAASAGAAQAFDAAGYDIILIETVGSGQSEVEIAKLAHTTLVVDVPGLGDDVQAIKAGILEIADILVLNKADRPGVESAERALQGMLKLGHPTKRIMHHGQVEEVQSADSEQAHREEWIPPIRRTVALEGKGVVELVEAIEGHRQFLQRSGEWQGRERARLQNEVELLLQSELMATWRRGLSPGQYEAVLDALMARQQSPRQAVAALLNGKAKR
- a CDS encoding GNAT family N-acetyltransferase gives rise to the protein MIVGDGLRLRAIERADLPTIVTWLNDPEVRDQLAAYLPMSLAAEERWFEKLPERPREQQPLAIDVARGNAWKLIGTCGLHEVDWRTRAGELGIMIGEKGEWSKGYGTQAVALLVQFAFETLNLHRISLYVYADNARAIRAYEKAGFVLEGRLRDGEFRHGVYRDVLMMGILRPEWAAARK